A stretch of the Capra hircus breed San Clemente chromosome 10, ASM170441v1, whole genome shotgun sequence genome encodes the following:
- the LTB4R2 gene encoding leukotriene B4 receptor 2, which translates to MSVCYRPPGNETLLSWKTSRATGTAFLLLAALLGLPGNGFVVWSLAGWRSARGRPLAATLVLHLALADGAVLLLTPLFVAFLTRQAWPLGQAGCKAVYYVCALSMYASVLLTGLLSLQRCLAVTRPFLAPRLRSPALARRLLLAVWLAALVLATPAAVYRHLGADRVCQLCHPSPAHAAAHLSLETLTAFVLPFGLVLGCYGVTLARLRGVRWGAGRRVTRVGRLVGAIVLAFGLLWAPYHAVNVLQALAALAPPEGAFARLGGAGQAARAGTTALAFFSSSVNPVLYLFSAGDLLPRAGPRFLLRLFEGSGEARGGGRSRDGTLELRATPRLKVVGRGGGNGDPGGGAQKDSQGWDP; encoded by the coding sequence ATGTCGGTCTGCTACCGTCCTCCGGGAAACGAGACGCTGCTGAGCTGGAAGACCTCGCGGGCCACGGGTACGGCCTTCCTGCTGCTGGCGGCGCTGCTGGGGCTGCCGGGCAATGGCTTTGTGGTGTGGAGCCTGGCCGGCTGGCGGTCCGCGCGAGGGCGCCCCCTGGCGGCCACGCTCGTGCTGCACCTGGCGCTGGCCGACGGCGCGGTGCTGCTGCTCACGCCGCTCTTCGTGGCCTTCCTGACCCGGCAGGCCTGGCCCCTGGGCCAGGCGGGCTGCAAGGCCGTGTACTACGTGTGCGCGCTCAGCATGTACGCCAGCGTGCTGCTCACCGGGCTGCTCAGCCTGCAGCGCTGCCTCGCCGTCACGCGCCCCTTCCTGGCGCCCCGGCTACGCAGCCCGGCCCTGGCCCGCCGCCTGCTGCTGGCCGTCTGGCTGGCCGCCCTGGTGCTCGCCACCCCGGCGGCCGTCTACCGTCACCTCGGGGCGGACCGTGTGTGCCAGCTGTGCCACCCGTCGCCCGCCCACGCCGCCGCCCACCTGAGCCTGGAGACCCTGACCGCCTTCGTGCTGCCCTTCGGGCTGGTGCTCGGTTGCTACGGCGTGACGCTGGCGCGGCTGCGGGGCGTCCGCTGGGGCGCCGGGCGGCGCGTGACGCGGGTGGGCCGGCTGGTGGGCGCCATCGTGCTAGCCTTCGGCCTGCTCTGGGCCCCCTACCATGCCGTCAACGTGCTGCAGGCGCTCGCCGCGCTGGCTCCGCCCGAAGGGGCCTTCGCCAGGCTTGGCGGGGCGGGCCAGGCGGCGCGAGCCGGAACCACGGCTCTGGCCTTCTTCAGCTCCAGCGTCAACCCGGTGCTCTACCTCTTCAGCGCCGGGGATCTCCTGCCCCGGGCGGGTCCCCGCTTCCTCCTGCGGCTCTTTGAGGGCTCCGGAGAAGCCCGAGGGGGCGGCCGCTCTAGGGACGGGACCTTGGAGCTCCGAGCTACCCCTCGGCTCAAAGTggtggggcggggcggcggcAATGGAGACCCTGGGGGCGGAGCGCAGAAGGATAGTCAGGGTTGGGACCCTTGA
- the LTB4R gene encoding leukotriene B4 receptor 1 yields the protein MNTTSPAAASSSGVSFISLLVIIILSVALAVGLPGNSFVVWSILAKLQKRSVTALMVLHLALADLAVLLTAPFFLHSVAQGTWTFGLSGCRLFHYVCGVSMYASVLLIMTMSLDRSLAVALPFVSQKLRTKAVAWRVLAGIWVVSVLLATPVVLYRTVHLELNNRSLTCFPKYPSERHRAFHLFFEVITGFLLPFLVVVASYCDIGRRLRARRFRRSRRTGRLVALIILAFAAFWLPYHMVNLVEGFRAAAGKALGSGSAGKRLLLARHVLITLAFLSSSVNPLLYACAGGGLLRSAGVGFIAKLLEGTGSEASSSRRGGTLAQTVRGIPASPEPDPAESLTASTNPLE from the coding sequence ATGAACACCACATCCCCTGCAGCGGCCTCCTCATCAGGAGTCAGTTTCATCTCTCTGCTGGTCATCATCATACTGTCAGTGGCACTGGCTGTAGGGCTTCCTGGCAACAGCTTTGTGGTGTGGAGCATCCTGGCAAAGCTGCAGAAGCGCTCTGTCACTGCCCTGATGGTGCTGCACTTGGCTCTGGCCGACTTGGCCGTGTTGCTCACTGCCCCCTTTTTCCTCCACTCTGTGGCCCAAGGCACCTGGACTTTTGGATTGTCCGGCTGCCGCCTGTTCCACTATGTCTGTGGAGTCAGCATGTATGCCAGCGTCCTACTTATCATGACCATGAGTCTGGACCGCTCCCTGGCAGTGGCCCTCCCCTTTGTGTCCCAGAAGCTGCGCACCAAGGCAGTCGCCTGGCGGGTGCTGGCCGGCATCTGGGTGGTGTCTGTTCTGCTGGCCACTCCCGTGGTCTTGTACCGCACGGTGCACTTGGAATTGAACAATAGAAGCCTGACCTGCTTCCCGAAGTACCCCAGCGAAAGACATCGGGCCTTCCATCTGTTCTTCGAGGTGATCACCGGCTTCCTTCTGCCCTTCCTGGTCGTGGTGGCCAGCTACTGCGACATTGGGCGCAGGCTGCGGGCCCGGCGCTTCCGCCGCAGCCGCCGCACCGGCCGCCTGGTGGCGCTCATCATCCTGGCCTTCGCCGCCTTTTGGCTGCCCTACCACATGGTGAACCTGGTCGAGGGGTTCCGCGCGGCAGCGGGCAAGGCGCTGGGTTCCGGATCTGCGGGTAAGCGGCTGCTCCTGGCCCGCCACGTGCTCATCACGCTGGCCTTCCTGAGCAGCAGCGTGAACCCCCTGCTGTACGCGTGCGCCGGGGGCGGCCTGTTGCGCTCGGCCGGCGTGGGCTTCATCGCCAAGCTGTTGGAGGGCACCGGCTCCGAGGCGTCCAGCAGCCGTCGCGGGGGCACCCTGGCCCAGACGGTGAGGGGCATCCCCGCCTCTCCCGAGCCTGACCCTGCCGAGAGCCTCACTGCCTCCACCAACCCTCTCGAGTGA
- the ADCY4 gene encoding adenylate cyclase type 4 isoform X1 codes for MARLFSPRQPPSEDLFYETYYSLSQQYPLLLLLLLIVLLGLLALFPVAWASGRELAADPAFLTTVLCALGGFSLLLVLASREQRLQRWTRPLSGLVWAALLALGHSFLFTGGVVSAWDQVSFFLFVIFTVYAMLPLDMRDAITAGVTTSFLHLLVLGLYLGPQPDSRPALLPQLAANAVLFLCGNAAGAYHKALMERALRATFREALSSLHSRRRLDTEKKHQEHLLLSILPAYLAREMKEEIMARLQAGQGSRPESTNNFHSLYVKRHQGVSVLYADIVGFTRLASECSPKELVLMLNELFGKFDQIAKEHECMRIKILGDCYYCVSGLPLSLPDHAINCVRMGLDMCRAIRKLRAATGVDINMRVGVHSGSVLCGVIGLQKWQYDVWSHDVTLANHMEASGVPGRVHITGATLALLAGAYAVEDAAMEHRDPYLRELGEPTYLVIDPWAAEEDEKGTAGGLLSSLEGPKMRPSLLMTRYLESWGAAKPFAHLSHVESPVSTSTPLPEKSLSSFSPQWSLDRSRTMRALDEELDTGDAKFFQVIEQLNSQKQWKQSKDFNPLTLYFREKEMEKEYRLSALPAFKYYAACTFLVFLSNFIIQMLVTNRPPALTITYSITFLLFFLLLFVCFSEHLMKCVLKGPKMLHWLPTLSVLVATRPGLRVALGTATILLVFVMAITSLVFLPAASACPFQAPNVSSMASNLSWEIPGSLPLISVPYSMHCCVLGFLSCSLFLHMSFELKLLLLLLWLTASCSIFLHSHAWLSDCLIARLYLGTLDSRPGVLKEPKLMGAASFFIFFFTLLVLARQNEYYCRLDFLWKKKLRQEQEETETMENLTRLLLENVLPAHVAPQFIGQNRRNEDLYHQSYECVCVLFASVPDFKEFYSESSINHEGLECLRLLNEIIADFDELLSKPKFSGVEKIKTICSTYMAATGLNAASGQDAQQDAEQSCGHLGTMVEFAVALGSKLDVINKHSFNNFRLRVGLNHGPVVAGVIGAQKPQYDIWGNTVNVASRMESTGVLGKIQVTEETARALQSLGYTCYSRGIIKVKGKGQLCTYFLNTDLTRTGPPSATLG; via the exons ATGGCCCGCCTCTTCAGTCCCCGGCAGCCCCCCAGCGAAGACCTCTTCTACGAGACCTACTACAGCCTGAGCCAGCAgtacccactgctgctgctgctgctgctgatcgtGCTCTTGGGGCTCCTGGCGCTGTTCCCTGTGGCCTGGGCAAGTGGCAGG GAGCTGGCCGCAGACCCAGCCTTCCTGACCACTGTGCTCTGCGCTCTGGGCGGCTTCTCACTGCTGCTGGTCCTGGCTTCCCGGGAGCAGCGACTGCAGCGCTGGACGCGTCCCCTGTCAGGCCTCGTGTGGGCAGCACTGCTCGCACTGGGCCACAGCTTCCTGTTCACTGGGGGCGTGGTGAGCGCCTGGGACCAG gtgtcctttttcctttttgtcatcTTCACTGTGTATGCCATGTTGCCCTTGGACATGAGGGACGCCATCACCGCGGGGGTCACCACCTCATTCTTGCACCTGCTGGTCCTTGGGCTGTATCTTGGGCCTCAGCCCGACTCTCGGCCGGCGCTGCTGCCACAG CTGGCTGCAAACGCGGTGCTGTTCCTGTGCGGGAACGCGGCCGGAGCCTATCACAAGGCGCTGATGGAGCGCGCGCTGCGCGCCACGTTCCGGGAGGCGCTTAGCTCCCTGCACTCGCGGCGGAGACTGGACACCGAGAAGAAGCATCAG GAACACCTTCTCTTGTCCATCCTTCCTGCCTACCTGGCCCGAGAGATGAAGGAGGAGATCATGGCCCGACTGCAGGCTGGACAGGGGTCACGGCCAGAGAGCACCAACAACTTCCACAGCCTCTATGTCAAGAGGCACCAGGGAGTCAG CGTGCTGTATGCTGACATCGTGGGCTTCACGCGACTGGCCAGTGAGTGCTCCCCTAAGGAGTTGGTGCTTATGCTCAACGAGCTCTTTGGCAAGTTCGACCAAATCGCCAAG GAGCACGAATGCATGCGGATCAAGATCCTGGGAGACTGTTACTACTGTGTCTCTGGGCTGCCGCTCTCCCTGCCAGACCACGCCATCAATTGTGTGCGCATGGGGCTGGACATGTGCCGGGCCATCAG GAAACTTCGGGCAGCCACGGGCGTGGATATCAACATGCGTGTGGGCGTGCACTCAGGCAGCGTGCTCTGCGGGGTTATCGGGCTACAGAAATGGCAGTATGATGTCTGGTCCCATGACGTCACTCTAGCCAACCACATGGAGGCGAGTGGAGTGCCAGG GCGAGTACATATCACAGGGGCCACGCTGGCCCTGCTGGCCGGGGCTTATGCTGTGGAGGATGCAGCCATGGAGCACCGGGACCCATACCTTCGGGAGCTAGGGGAGCCGACCTACCTGGTCATCGACCCCTGG GCTGCAGAGGAGGACGAGAAGGGCACTGCAGGAGGGTTGCTGTCCTCTCTGGAGGGCCCCAAGATGCGTCCGTCCCTGCTGATGACCCGCTACCTGGAGTCCTGGGGTGCAGCCAAGCCTTTCGCCCACCTGAGCCATGTAGAGAGCCCTGTGTCCACGTCTACCCCTCTCCCG GAGAAGTCCCTGTCTTCCTTCAGCCCCCAGTGGAGCCTGGACCG GAGCCGTACCATGCGGGCACTTGACGAGGAACTAGACACTGGGGATGCCAAGTTCTTCCAGGTCATCGAACAGCTCAATTCTCAGAA acagtggaaacagtcaaaGGACTTCAATCCACTGACACTGTACTTCAGAGagaaggagatggagaaagag TATCGGCTCTCTGCACTCCCCGCCTTCAAATACTATGCAGCCTGCACCTTCCTGGTTTTTCTCTCCAACTTCATTATCCAGATGCTGGTGACCAACAG GCCTCCAGCTCTGACCATCACCTATAGCAtcaccttcctcctcttcttcctcctcctcttcgtcTGCTTCTCAGAGCACCTGATG AAGTGTGTCTTGAAAGGCCCCAAGATGCTGCACTGGCTACCCACCCTGTCTGTCCTGGTGGCCACACGGCCAGGACTGCGAGTGGCTCTGGGCACCGCTACCATCCTGCTCGTCTTCGTCATGGCCATTACCAGTCTG GTCTTCTTACCAGCAGCATCAGCCTGCCCTTTCCAGGCTCCCAATGTATCCTCCATGGCTTCCAACCTCTCCTGGGAGATCCCTGGGTCCCTGCCTCTCATCAGCGTGCCC TACTCCATGCATTGCTGCGTGTTGGGGTTCCTCTCCTGCTCCCTCTTCCTGCACATGAGCTTTgagctgaagctgctgctgcttctgctgtggCTGACGGCCTCCTGCTCCATCTTCCTGCACTCCCATGCCTGGTTGTCCGACTGCCTCATCGCCCGCCTCTACCTGGGCACCTTGGACTCCAG GCCAGGGGTGCTGAAGGAGCCCAAACTGATGGGAGCAGCCTccttcttcatcttcttcttcaCCCTCCTAGTCCTGGCTCGGCAG AACGAATATTACTGCCGCCTGGACTTTCTGTGGAAGAAGAAGCTGAGGCAAgagcaggaggagacagagacgATGGAGAACCTGACTCGGCTGCTCTTGGAGAACGTGCTCCCTGCCCACGTGGCCCCCCAGTTTATTGGTCAGAATCGGCGCAATGAG GACCTCTACCACCAGtcctatgagtgtgtgtgtgtcctcttcGCCTCGGTCCCAGACTTTAAGGAGTTCTACTCTGAGTCCAGCATCAACCATGAGGGGCTAGAGTGTCTGCGGCTGCTCAATGAAATAATCGCTGATTTTGATGAG CTGCTCTCCAAGCCCAAGTTCAGTGGGGTGGAGAAGATCAAAACCATCTGCAGCACCTACATGGCAGCTACCGGCTTGAACGCCGCCTCGGGACAGGATGCACAGCAG GATGCTGAGCAGAGCTGCGGCCACCTTGGCACCATGGTAGAGTTTGCTGTGGCCCTTGGGTCTAAGCTGGATGTCATCAACAAGCACTCATTCAACAACTTCCGCCTGCGTGTAG GGTTAAACCACGGACCTGTAGTGGCTGGAGTGATTGGGGCCCAGAAACCACAATATGATATCTGGGGCAACACGGTGAACGTGGCCAGCCGCATGGAGAGCACAGGCGTCCTGGGAAAAATTCAG GTAACAGAAGAGACAGCCCGGGCCCTGCAGTCCTTAGGCTACACCTGCTACAGCCGGGGCATCATCAAGGTCAAAGGCAAAGGGCAGCTCTGCACCTACTTCTTGAACACAGACTTAACACGAACTGGACCTCCCTCAGCCACCCTAGGCTGA
- the ADCY4 gene encoding adenylate cyclase type 4 isoform X2, whose translation MLPLDMRDAITAGVTTSFLHLLVLGLYLGPQPDSRPALLPQLAANAVLFLCGNAAGAYHKALMERALRATFREALSSLHSRRRLDTEKKHQEHLLLSILPAYLAREMKEEIMARLQAGQGSRPESTNNFHSLYVKRHQGVSVLYADIVGFTRLASECSPKELVLMLNELFGKFDQIAKEHECMRIKILGDCYYCVSGLPLSLPDHAINCVRMGLDMCRAIRKLRAATGVDINMRVGVHSGSVLCGVIGLQKWQYDVWSHDVTLANHMEASGVPGRVHITGATLALLAGAYAVEDAAMEHRDPYLRELGEPTYLVIDPWAAEEDEKGTAGGLLSSLEGPKMRPSLLMTRYLESWGAAKPFAHLSHVESPVSTSTPLPEKSLSSFSPQWSLDRSRTMRALDEELDTGDAKFFQVIEQLNSQKQWKQSKDFNPLTLYFREKEMEKEYRLSALPAFKYYAACTFLVFLSNFIIQMLVTNRPPALTITYSITFLLFFLLLFVCFSEHLMKCVLKGPKMLHWLPTLSVLVATRPGLRVALGTATILLVFVMAITSLVFLPAASACPFQAPNVSSMASNLSWEIPGSLPLISVPYSMHCCVLGFLSCSLFLHMSFELKLLLLLLWLTASCSIFLHSHAWLSDCLIARLYLGTLDSRPGVLKEPKLMGAASFFIFFFTLLVLARQNEYYCRLDFLWKKKLRQEQEETETMENLTRLLLENVLPAHVAPQFIGQNRRNEDLYHQSYECVCVLFASVPDFKEFYSESSINHEGLECLRLLNEIIADFDELLSKPKFSGVEKIKTICSTYMAATGLNAASGQDAQQDAEQSCGHLGTMVEFAVALGSKLDVINKHSFNNFRLRVGLNHGPVVAGVIGAQKPQYDIWGNTVNVASRMESTGVLGKIQVTEETARALQSLGYTCYSRGIIKVKGKGQLCTYFLNTDLTRTGPPSATLG comes from the exons ATGTTGCCCTTGGACATGAGGGACGCCATCACCGCGGGGGTCACCACCTCATTCTTGCACCTGCTGGTCCTTGGGCTGTATCTTGGGCCTCAGCCCGACTCTCGGCCGGCGCTGCTGCCACAG CTGGCTGCAAACGCGGTGCTGTTCCTGTGCGGGAACGCGGCCGGAGCCTATCACAAGGCGCTGATGGAGCGCGCGCTGCGCGCCACGTTCCGGGAGGCGCTTAGCTCCCTGCACTCGCGGCGGAGACTGGACACCGAGAAGAAGCATCAG GAACACCTTCTCTTGTCCATCCTTCCTGCCTACCTGGCCCGAGAGATGAAGGAGGAGATCATGGCCCGACTGCAGGCTGGACAGGGGTCACGGCCAGAGAGCACCAACAACTTCCACAGCCTCTATGTCAAGAGGCACCAGGGAGTCAG CGTGCTGTATGCTGACATCGTGGGCTTCACGCGACTGGCCAGTGAGTGCTCCCCTAAGGAGTTGGTGCTTATGCTCAACGAGCTCTTTGGCAAGTTCGACCAAATCGCCAAG GAGCACGAATGCATGCGGATCAAGATCCTGGGAGACTGTTACTACTGTGTCTCTGGGCTGCCGCTCTCCCTGCCAGACCACGCCATCAATTGTGTGCGCATGGGGCTGGACATGTGCCGGGCCATCAG GAAACTTCGGGCAGCCACGGGCGTGGATATCAACATGCGTGTGGGCGTGCACTCAGGCAGCGTGCTCTGCGGGGTTATCGGGCTACAGAAATGGCAGTATGATGTCTGGTCCCATGACGTCACTCTAGCCAACCACATGGAGGCGAGTGGAGTGCCAGG GCGAGTACATATCACAGGGGCCACGCTGGCCCTGCTGGCCGGGGCTTATGCTGTGGAGGATGCAGCCATGGAGCACCGGGACCCATACCTTCGGGAGCTAGGGGAGCCGACCTACCTGGTCATCGACCCCTGG GCTGCAGAGGAGGACGAGAAGGGCACTGCAGGAGGGTTGCTGTCCTCTCTGGAGGGCCCCAAGATGCGTCCGTCCCTGCTGATGACCCGCTACCTGGAGTCCTGGGGTGCAGCCAAGCCTTTCGCCCACCTGAGCCATGTAGAGAGCCCTGTGTCCACGTCTACCCCTCTCCCG GAGAAGTCCCTGTCTTCCTTCAGCCCCCAGTGGAGCCTGGACCG GAGCCGTACCATGCGGGCACTTGACGAGGAACTAGACACTGGGGATGCCAAGTTCTTCCAGGTCATCGAACAGCTCAATTCTCAGAA acagtggaaacagtcaaaGGACTTCAATCCACTGACACTGTACTTCAGAGagaaggagatggagaaagag TATCGGCTCTCTGCACTCCCCGCCTTCAAATACTATGCAGCCTGCACCTTCCTGGTTTTTCTCTCCAACTTCATTATCCAGATGCTGGTGACCAACAG GCCTCCAGCTCTGACCATCACCTATAGCAtcaccttcctcctcttcttcctcctcctcttcgtcTGCTTCTCAGAGCACCTGATG AAGTGTGTCTTGAAAGGCCCCAAGATGCTGCACTGGCTACCCACCCTGTCTGTCCTGGTGGCCACACGGCCAGGACTGCGAGTGGCTCTGGGCACCGCTACCATCCTGCTCGTCTTCGTCATGGCCATTACCAGTCTG GTCTTCTTACCAGCAGCATCAGCCTGCCCTTTCCAGGCTCCCAATGTATCCTCCATGGCTTCCAACCTCTCCTGGGAGATCCCTGGGTCCCTGCCTCTCATCAGCGTGCCC TACTCCATGCATTGCTGCGTGTTGGGGTTCCTCTCCTGCTCCCTCTTCCTGCACATGAGCTTTgagctgaagctgctgctgcttctgctgtggCTGACGGCCTCCTGCTCCATCTTCCTGCACTCCCATGCCTGGTTGTCCGACTGCCTCATCGCCCGCCTCTACCTGGGCACCTTGGACTCCAG GCCAGGGGTGCTGAAGGAGCCCAAACTGATGGGAGCAGCCTccttcttcatcttcttcttcaCCCTCCTAGTCCTGGCTCGGCAG AACGAATATTACTGCCGCCTGGACTTTCTGTGGAAGAAGAAGCTGAGGCAAgagcaggaggagacagagacgATGGAGAACCTGACTCGGCTGCTCTTGGAGAACGTGCTCCCTGCCCACGTGGCCCCCCAGTTTATTGGTCAGAATCGGCGCAATGAG GACCTCTACCACCAGtcctatgagtgtgtgtgtgtcctcttcGCCTCGGTCCCAGACTTTAAGGAGTTCTACTCTGAGTCCAGCATCAACCATGAGGGGCTAGAGTGTCTGCGGCTGCTCAATGAAATAATCGCTGATTTTGATGAG CTGCTCTCCAAGCCCAAGTTCAGTGGGGTGGAGAAGATCAAAACCATCTGCAGCACCTACATGGCAGCTACCGGCTTGAACGCCGCCTCGGGACAGGATGCACAGCAG GATGCTGAGCAGAGCTGCGGCCACCTTGGCACCATGGTAGAGTTTGCTGTGGCCCTTGGGTCTAAGCTGGATGTCATCAACAAGCACTCATTCAACAACTTCCGCCTGCGTGTAG GGTTAAACCACGGACCTGTAGTGGCTGGAGTGATTGGGGCCCAGAAACCACAATATGATATCTGGGGCAACACGGTGAACGTGGCCAGCCGCATGGAGAGCACAGGCGTCCTGGGAAAAATTCAG GTAACAGAAGAGACAGCCCGGGCCCTGCAGTCCTTAGGCTACACCTGCTACAGCCGGGGCATCATCAAGGTCAAAGGCAAAGGGCAGCTCTGCACCTACTTCTTGAACACAGACTTAACACGAACTGGACCTCCCTCAGCCACCCTAGGCTGA